The following coding sequences lie in one Maylandia zebra isolate NMK-2024a linkage group LG14, Mzebra_GT3a, whole genome shotgun sequence genomic window:
- the LOC143422020 gene encoding uncharacterized protein LOC143422020 isoform X2, which yields MNRKLCPDQESEGKSGTLQTTTQMSTQQPASSLSEAAALLNSILSSAETIRTLSNATVVGQQPVASTSVDGLDSHLTSLFPSRQRSSLPMPATSTVRRECAPAPRYQTRQCFGSWTSGTRRKRAMAQQHDHFNKDVILLPTPSWGVVCKQGSKLWLHKHGHILSAFEFQKTWDNQTVVKHLKESFGERLPEDVSLEFLMACGNKLVSPKLQVGQELNGMLILKVFKTKALYSESDEDKDPSHISSKSALSSCATDKDSDNDCFEVDSSKIQQDMSSQVTTRLRSHVKGDNPGTSSDEEDDTGTNCIRRSVGKRQRAKQGSDGNSICDEGYMARSDDKPSTSSHSRDFNARSEDIPAMSVNDEDYSSYLTLVASLSGDSSDDEDLNQAIIASLENQIAEKVPVQEILLELSSKISTKQQCKFNINRSAVWEGALRGFQRLSYDPNLMICVKFSDDMGKNEEGVDLGGPRREFLRLLMDTIARSAMFEGKENCKNLALDSTALRGDWYYISGRAIAVSLVHGGPPPNFLSPTVFSLLVGNSANPALEDIADLELFEKVRKISQSTTLEDLEKSKEPLLDYLANAGCLRPMRSLRDRDLLVHDIVMFQVIHRVQGPFQRFCEGLKTLGVLEKMRRHPDSFRPLFCYEPHMLTADQVDDLFNIHLSPEGSNRRAAEETVVTFWRDYLQDAEEEEGPSKLQKILAFATGATAVPPIGFSPAPSIEFIHRGDDDFSSTPIFPLANTCVNCIRLPLHVSYQLFKEKFDFALGNTYGFGRV from the exons ATGAACAGGAAGTTGTGTCCAGACCAGGAAAGTGAAGGAAAAAGTGGTACACTTCAAACCACTACACAGATGTCTACTCAGCAACCTGCTAGTAGCCTAAGTGAAGCAGCCGCATTACTCAACAGTATATTATCCTCAGCAGAGACCATCAGAACTTTGTCAAATGCCACAGTCGTGGGGCAGCAACCTGTTGCAAGTACCAGTGTGGACGGACTGGATAGTCACTTAACATCCCTCTTTCCCTCACGTCAACGTAGCAGCTTGCCCATGCCAGCGACATCtacagtcaggagagaatgtgCACCTGCACCACGTTATCAAACTCGGCAATGCTTCGGCAGCTGGACATCAGGCACCAGAAGAAAAAG aGCTATGGCCCAGCAGCATGACCATTTCAACAAAGATGTTATACTACTTCCAACTCCATCATGGGGAGTAGTGTGCAAACAAGGTTCAAAATTATGGTTACACAAACATGGGCACATCCTCAGTGCTTTTGAATTCCAGAAGACCTGGGACAACCAAACTGTCGTGAAACACCTCAAGGAAAGCTTTGGTGAACGCCTTCCAGAGGATGTCAG cctCGAGTTTCTAATGGCTTGTGGCAATAAGCTGGTGTCTCCAAAGCTCCAAGTTGGTCAGGAGCTGAATGGGATGCTGATCCTAAAGGTTTTTAAAACCAAAGCCCTCTAT AGTGAATCAGATGAAGACAAAGATCCTTCCCACATCAGCTCCAAATCAGCATTAAGCAGTTGTGCAACTGATAAGGACAGTGACAATGATTGTTTTGAAGTTGATAGTTCAAAAATCCAACAAGACATGAGCAGCCAAGTCACTACAAGGTTAAGAAGTCATGTTAAAGGTGATAACCCTGGCACTAGCAGTGATGAAGAAGATGATACTGGGACCAACTGTATTCGAAGGAGTGTTGGTAAAAGGCAACGAGCAAAGCAAGGAAGTGATGGGAACAGCATTTGTGATGAAGGCTACATGGCAAGAAGTGATGACAAACCTAGCACAAGCAGTCACAGCagagatttcaatgcaagaagTGAAGACATCCCTGCCATGAGCGTTAATGATGAAGATTATTCTTCATATTTAACTCTCGTGGCATCGCTTTCTGGCGATTCTTCAGATGATGAGGATTTAAATCAAGCTATAATTGCGAGCTTGGAGAATCAGAT tgcaGAAAAAGTCCCTGTTCAAGAGATACTGCTGGAACTATCAAGCAAAATTAGCACAAAACAGCAGTGCAAATTTAATATAAATCGCTCTGCTGTGTGGGAGGGAGCCTTGCGTGGTTTTCAAAGGCTATCTTATGATCCCAACTTGATGATCTGTGTGAAATTCTCAGATGATATGGGGAAAAATGAGGAAGGGGTTGATTTAGGTGGGCCAAGGAGGGAATTCTTGAGACTATTGATGGACACCATTGCCAGGTCAGCCATGTTTGAGGGGAAAGAAAACTGCAAGAACTTGGCTCTTGACAGTACTG CTCTCAGAGGGGACTGGTACTACATCTCTGGGAGAGCCATTGCAGTGAGCTTGGTACATGGTGGTCCACCACCTAACTTTCTGTCACCAACAGTATTTTCCCTTCTGGTTGGAAATTCAGCAAATCCAGCCCTGGAAGACATAGCTGACCTGGAACTCTTTGAAAAAGTCCGAAAG ATATCTCAAAGTACAACCCTTGAGGACCTTGAAAAGTCAAAAGAACCTCTGCTTGATTACTTGGCCAATGCAGGATGCCTGAGGCCTATGCGTTCACTAAGAGACAGGGATCTGCTGGTACATGATATTGTCATGTTTCAGGTCATCCACAGGGTTCAAGGTCCATTTCAAAG ATTTTGTGAAGGTCTGAAAACTCTTGGGGTTCTCGAGAAAATGAGGAGGCATCCAGACAGTTTTCGCCCGCTGTTCTGCTATGAGCCACATATGCTGACTGCTGACCAGGTGGATGATCTTTTCAACATTCATCTATCTCCAGAAGGAAGCAACAGAAGAGCTGCTGAGGAGACAGTTGTTACCTTCTGGAGAGACTATCTCCAAGATGCAGAAG AAGAAGAAGGACCTTCCAAATTACAGAAGATATTGGCCTTTGCAACTGGAGCAACTGCGGTGCCACCTATTGGCTTTTCCCCAGCACCCTCGATTGAGTTCATTCATAGAGGAGACGATGACTTCTCTTCTACACCAATTTTCCCTCTTGCCAACACGTGTGTTAACTGCATTAGGCTGCCACTGCATGTTTCATACCAGCTGTTCAAGGAGAAGTTTGATTTTGCATTAGGTAACACTTACGGCTTTGGCAGGGTATGA
- the LOC143422020 gene encoding uncharacterized protein LOC143422020 isoform X1, with product MNRKLCPDQESEGKSGTLQTTTQMSTQQPASSLSEAAALLNSILSSAETIRTLSNATVVGQQPVASTSVDGLDSHLTSLFPSRQRSSLPMPATSTVRRECAPAPRYQTRQCFGSWTSGTRRKRAMAQQHDHFNKDVILLPTPSWGVVCKQGSKLWLHKHGHILSAFEFQKTWDNQTVVKHLKESFGERLPEDVSLEFLMACGNKLVSPKLQVGQELNGMLILKVFKTKALYVRPSRTLLSESDEDKDPSHISSKSALSSCATDKDSDNDCFEVDSSKIQQDMSSQVTTRLRSHVKGDNPGTSSDEEDDTGTNCIRRSVGKRQRAKQGSDGNSICDEGYMARSDDKPSTSSHSRDFNARSEDIPAMSVNDEDYSSYLTLVASLSGDSSDDEDLNQAIIASLENQIAEKVPVQEILLELSSKISTKQQCKFNINRSAVWEGALRGFQRLSYDPNLMICVKFSDDMGKNEEGVDLGGPRREFLRLLMDTIARSAMFEGKENCKNLALDSTALRGDWYYISGRAIAVSLVHGGPPPNFLSPTVFSLLVGNSANPALEDIADLELFEKVRKISQSTTLEDLEKSKEPLLDYLANAGCLRPMRSLRDRDLLVHDIVMFQVIHRVQGPFQRFCEGLKTLGVLEKMRRHPDSFRPLFCYEPHMLTADQVDDLFNIHLSPEGSNRRAAEETVVTFWRDYLQDAEEEEGPSKLQKILAFATGATAVPPIGFSPAPSIEFIHRGDDDFSSTPIFPLANTCVNCIRLPLHVSYQLFKEKFDFALGNTYGFGRV from the exons ATGAACAGGAAGTTGTGTCCAGACCAGGAAAGTGAAGGAAAAAGTGGTACACTTCAAACCACTACACAGATGTCTACTCAGCAACCTGCTAGTAGCCTAAGTGAAGCAGCCGCATTACTCAACAGTATATTATCCTCAGCAGAGACCATCAGAACTTTGTCAAATGCCACAGTCGTGGGGCAGCAACCTGTTGCAAGTACCAGTGTGGACGGACTGGATAGTCACTTAACATCCCTCTTTCCCTCACGTCAACGTAGCAGCTTGCCCATGCCAGCGACATCtacagtcaggagagaatgtgCACCTGCACCACGTTATCAAACTCGGCAATGCTTCGGCAGCTGGACATCAGGCACCAGAAGAAAAAG aGCTATGGCCCAGCAGCATGACCATTTCAACAAAGATGTTATACTACTTCCAACTCCATCATGGGGAGTAGTGTGCAAACAAGGTTCAAAATTATGGTTACACAAACATGGGCACATCCTCAGTGCTTTTGAATTCCAGAAGACCTGGGACAACCAAACTGTCGTGAAACACCTCAAGGAAAGCTTTGGTGAACGCCTTCCAGAGGATGTCAG cctCGAGTTTCTAATGGCTTGTGGCAATAAGCTGGTGTCTCCAAAGCTCCAAGTTGGTCAGGAGCTGAATGGGATGCTGATCCTAAAGGTTTTTAAAACCAAAGCCCTCTATGTAAGGCCATCAAGGACACTTTTA AGTGAATCAGATGAAGACAAAGATCCTTCCCACATCAGCTCCAAATCAGCATTAAGCAGTTGTGCAACTGATAAGGACAGTGACAATGATTGTTTTGAAGTTGATAGTTCAAAAATCCAACAAGACATGAGCAGCCAAGTCACTACAAGGTTAAGAAGTCATGTTAAAGGTGATAACCCTGGCACTAGCAGTGATGAAGAAGATGATACTGGGACCAACTGTATTCGAAGGAGTGTTGGTAAAAGGCAACGAGCAAAGCAAGGAAGTGATGGGAACAGCATTTGTGATGAAGGCTACATGGCAAGAAGTGATGACAAACCTAGCACAAGCAGTCACAGCagagatttcaatgcaagaagTGAAGACATCCCTGCCATGAGCGTTAATGATGAAGATTATTCTTCATATTTAACTCTCGTGGCATCGCTTTCTGGCGATTCTTCAGATGATGAGGATTTAAATCAAGCTATAATTGCGAGCTTGGAGAATCAGAT tgcaGAAAAAGTCCCTGTTCAAGAGATACTGCTGGAACTATCAAGCAAAATTAGCACAAAACAGCAGTGCAAATTTAATATAAATCGCTCTGCTGTGTGGGAGGGAGCCTTGCGTGGTTTTCAAAGGCTATCTTATGATCCCAACTTGATGATCTGTGTGAAATTCTCAGATGATATGGGGAAAAATGAGGAAGGGGTTGATTTAGGTGGGCCAAGGAGGGAATTCTTGAGACTATTGATGGACACCATTGCCAGGTCAGCCATGTTTGAGGGGAAAGAAAACTGCAAGAACTTGGCTCTTGACAGTACTG CTCTCAGAGGGGACTGGTACTACATCTCTGGGAGAGCCATTGCAGTGAGCTTGGTACATGGTGGTCCACCACCTAACTTTCTGTCACCAACAGTATTTTCCCTTCTGGTTGGAAATTCAGCAAATCCAGCCCTGGAAGACATAGCTGACCTGGAACTCTTTGAAAAAGTCCGAAAG ATATCTCAAAGTACAACCCTTGAGGACCTTGAAAAGTCAAAAGAACCTCTGCTTGATTACTTGGCCAATGCAGGATGCCTGAGGCCTATGCGTTCACTAAGAGACAGGGATCTGCTGGTACATGATATTGTCATGTTTCAGGTCATCCACAGGGTTCAAGGTCCATTTCAAAG ATTTTGTGAAGGTCTGAAAACTCTTGGGGTTCTCGAGAAAATGAGGAGGCATCCAGACAGTTTTCGCCCGCTGTTCTGCTATGAGCCACATATGCTGACTGCTGACCAGGTGGATGATCTTTTCAACATTCATCTATCTCCAGAAGGAAGCAACAGAAGAGCTGCTGAGGAGACAGTTGTTACCTTCTGGAGAGACTATCTCCAAGATGCAGAAG AAGAAGAAGGACCTTCCAAATTACAGAAGATATTGGCCTTTGCAACTGGAGCAACTGCGGTGCCACCTATTGGCTTTTCCCCAGCACCCTCGATTGAGTTCATTCATAGAGGAGACGATGACTTCTCTTCTACACCAATTTTCCCTCTTGCCAACACGTGTGTTAACTGCATTAGGCTGCCACTGCATGTTTCATACCAGCTGTTCAAGGAGAAGTTTGATTTTGCATTAGGTAACACTTACGGCTTTGGCAGGGTATGA